The Bradyrhizobium sp. LLZ17 genomic sequence CCGACGACGTCGCCAGCGCCAGCATTCTTGAAACCTTCATCGACGAGACCGAGCGCCGCACCTGGTTCCTGTTCGAAGCCACCCGCCAGGAAGGCGCCAACGAGTCGTAAGGCACGCTGCATAGGGTGAGCAAAGGCGCGCTCTTCGCGCGCCGTGCCCACCATCTATCCGCACAGGTCGATTGGTGGGCACGCTCGCCTTTGCCCATCCTACGGCACCGCCCTTATGGTTGGCGCCACAACCGCATCATCGGCCCATCCTTGCCCGTCACCGGATCGGCCGGCGGCAGCGTGACCTTGGGAATCGTCTTCAGCGCCTTGGCATGGTTCTCCGGCGTCGGCCGCGTGACCTCCATCTTCGCGCCCGGCGGATAGGCGCCGATCACGCAAAAATCCTCGCTCGCCTTGATGCATTGATGTCCGGTGCCGGCGGGAAGGATGGCGACGTCGCCGGCCTTGATCTCCAGCTCCTGGCCGTTGTCGCCGCCGAAGCGCACGCGGGCGCTGCCACGCGCGACGCCGAGAACTTCGTGCACCGTCGCGTGATAGTGCAGATAATCGAAAATGCCGTTGCGCCACGTGCCGCCCCAGCCATTGGCGCTGAACAGGCTTTCGATGGTCTCTTCCGGATGCTTGGCGTCGAGCTTCACTGCGCCCTGATAAACGAGGAAGGGGAGCATGTTGTTCGGCACGAGCCCGTCATCCTCGAACACGATGGCGAGCGGCTCGGCATTGTCGCGGACGATGGACATGATGGGCTCCTGCGGCAGAGTGGCAGGAATCAACGAGCGTCGTGAGACGACGTTCCCTCCTCAGTCCGAGGCGACGCGCAGCGCGGAAGACAAAAAAGCCCGGGACCAGGCCCGGGCTTGATATCGTGAAGGCGGTTCAGAAAGAGAGCCGCTCACGCGCTCTTCTTCTGCCGCATCAAATCCGCAAATCGCTGGAAGAGATAATGGGAGTCGCGCGGGCCGGGCGATGCCTCAGGATGATACTGCACCGAGAACACCGGCCTGCCGTCGAGCTGGATGCCGCAATTGGAGCCGTCGAACAGCGAGATGTGGGTCTGCGTTGCGCCCTTCGGCAGCGTCTTCTCGTCCACGGCAAAGCCGTGGTTCATCGAGGTGATCTCGACCTTGCCGGTTGTCTCATCCTTCACGGGATGGTTGGCGCCGTGATGGCCCTGATGCATCTTCATGGTCTTGGCGCCGACGGCGAGGCCGAGCATCTGGTGACCGAGGCAAATGCCGAACATCGGCGTGCCCGACTTGATCACGTTCTGGATCACCGGCACCGCATACTTGCCGGTCGCGGCCGGATCGCCCGGACCGTTGGACAGGAACACACCGTCCGGCTTCATCGCCAGAATGTCCTCGGCCGAGGTCGTTGCCGGCACCACTGTCACCCGGCAGCCGACGCCGGCCAGCAGGCGCAGGATGTTGCGCTTGATGCCGTAGTCGATCGCGACCACGTTGAACTCTGGCTTGTCCTGCCGGCTGAAACCCTTGTCCCACAGCCAGGGAGTTTCGTCCCAGGTGAAGCGCTGGCCGGAGGTGACCATCGGCACCAGGTCCATGCCCTCGAGGCCCGGCCACTCGCGCGCTTCTTCCTTGAGGCCATGCAGGTCGAACTCGCCGTCTTTGGCGTGCGCGATCACGGCGTTGGGCATGCCCTTGGAGCGGATCAGCGCGGTCAGCGCACGGGTGTCGATGCCGGAGAGGCCGATGATGCCGCGCGCCTTGAGCCAGGCGTCGAGATGCTTGGTCGCGCGATAGTTCGAAGGATCGGTGATGGCGGTGCGCAGGATCACGCCGCGCGCGCCGGGCGTCGCGGCCATGTTCACCGTCTCGATGTCTTCCTCGTTGGTGCCGACATTGCCGATATGCGGGAAGGTGAAGGTGATCAGCTGCCCTGCATAGGAGGGATCGGTCAAAATCTCCTCGTAGCCGGTCATCGCGGTGTTGAAGCAGACTTCACCGACGGCATGGCCTTCGGCGCCGAGACCGAAGCCTTCGAGCACCGTGCCATCGGCGAGCACGAGGAGCGCGGTCGGTTTGTGGTCCGGCCAGGCGAGATCGTTGTCATGTTGTGTCATGAGCCCGGTTCATAGTCCCGGCGGGCGCCGCCGTCAAAGCGGAGACGGGCGGATTCACATGCGTTTTTGCATATTTGACGGCCTCCTCAGGCAGTTAAAGCTGGAATAGGTAATTTTCGCGCAGTTTCGGCGCCCGGATCGGAAACAATGAACCGCGGCCCGACAGGGCCGGTATGGCCTCTTTGCCGCAAACGGCTTAGATCAGGCGGAATGGATTGAGAGGATCACGGCCATGTTGCGCGACGACATCAACAATGCGGTTAAGGAGGCCATGAAGGCCAAGGAGGAGCGCAAGCTCTCCACGCTGCGCATGGTCAACTCGACCATCAAGAACGCCGACATCGAGGCGCGCGGGAACGGCAAGCCCCCGCTCAGCGATGCCGACCTGCTGGCCGTGCTCCAGAAGATGATCAAGCAGCGCCGAGGAATCGGTCGAGCTCTACGACAAGGGCGGTCGCGCCGAGCTCGCCGCGCAGGAGCGCGAGGAGATCGCGGTGATCTCCGCGTATTTGCCGAAGCAGATGTCGGACGATGACGTGAAGAAGGCGATTTCCGAGATCATTGCCGAAACCGGCGCCGCCGGTATGAAGGACATGGGCAAGGTGATCGCGGCGTTGAAGGCGAAATACGCCGGGCAAATGGATTTTGGCAAAGCCAGTGGGTTGGTGAAGGCTGCGCTGACGGGTTAGCTCTTTCCCTCTCCCCTTGTGGGAGAGGGTGCCTCGCGAAGCGAGGCGGGTGAGGGGGTCTCTCCGCGAGTGCCCCTCTCGCATTTCGACTCGCGGAAGCGACCCCTCATCCGGCGCTTCGCGCCACCTTCTCCCACAAGGGGAAAAGGCGCACCTTTGTTGCTGCTGCAATCCGGTCTAGTTTCTCCCGACAGAAAAATCGGGAGGCAATGATGACCGGCGCCATAAAACCGTTTCGCATCGCCGTCAGCGACGACGTCCTCATAGACCTCAAGTCGCGTCTCGCGCGTACGCGCTGGCCGGAGGCGGAGCTGGTCGACGACTGGAGCCAGGGCGCGCCGCTGAAGTGGATCCAGGAGATCTGCGGCTACTGGGCGAACGAGTACGATTGGCGGGCGCGTGAGGCCAAGCTCAACCGCTTTGAGCAGTTCACGACCGAGATCGACGGGCTCGACATCCACTTCCTGCACGTCCGGTCGAAAGAACCGTCCGCGCTGCCGCTCATCATCAC encodes the following:
- a CDS encoding cupin domain-containing protein, which produces MSIVRDNAEPLAIVFEDDGLVPNNMLPFLVYQGAVKLDAKHPEETIESLFSANGWGGTWRNGIFDYLHYHATVHEVLGVARGSARVRFGGDNGQELEIKAGDVAILPAGTGHQCIKASEDFCVIGAYPPGAKMEVTRPTPENHAKALKTIPKVTLPPADPVTGKDGPMMRLWRQP
- the carA gene encoding glutamine-hydrolyzing carbamoyl-phosphate synthase small subunit; protein product: MTQHDNDLAWPDHKPTALLVLADGTVLEGFGLGAEGHAVGEVCFNTAMTGYEEILTDPSYAGQLITFTFPHIGNVGTNEEDIETVNMAATPGARGVILRTAITDPSNYRATKHLDAWLKARGIIGLSGIDTRALTALIRSKGMPNAVIAHAKDGEFDLHGLKEEAREWPGLEGMDLVPMVTSGQRFTWDETPWLWDKGFSRQDKPEFNVVAIDYGIKRNILRLLAGVGCRVTVVPATTSAEDILAMKPDGVFLSNGPGDPAATGKYAVPVIQNVIKSGTPMFGICLGHQMLGLAVGAKTMKMHQGHHGANHPVKDETTGKVEITSMNHGFAVDEKTLPKGATQTHISLFDGSNCGIQLDGRPVFSVQYHPEASPGPRDSHYLFQRFADLMRQKKSA